From Synoicihabitans lomoniglobus, the proteins below share one genomic window:
- a CDS encoding Type 1 glutamine amidotransferase-like domain-containing protein: MRWQPSPNASVLVVGGAMMADDRFAPETQPIMREHYAGCRRIALMLHATHPDDRDAMERLLQDAFAAIGPHEAFSLHHYDHEAARRQLASADAIFTGGGETFWLLRELHESGQIPVIRERVEAGVPYGGSSAGANVAGLRIGATNDFPVTDIPTRDALGFVPFVLNPHHPRADHQPDHSVRTAKVHHYLRFNPTERVLALGDRAMARWHQGKFTARLGPIWVYGPGGDRVEIAVGQAVPCGSPKS, from the coding sequence ATGAGGTGGCAGCCTTCGCCAAACGCCTCCGTGTTGGTCGTGGGCGGCGCCATGATGGCGGATGATCGGTTTGCGCCGGAAACGCAGCCGATCATGCGCGAGCATTATGCCGGTTGTCGGCGTATTGCGTTGATGTTGCATGCCACCCATCCCGATGACCGCGACGCGATGGAGCGTTTGCTGCAGGACGCGTTCGCGGCGATTGGTCCGCACGAGGCGTTTTCGCTGCACCACTACGATCATGAAGCTGCGCGGCGGCAACTCGCGTCGGCCGACGCCATTTTCACTGGGGGCGGCGAGACGTTCTGGTTGTTGCGTGAGCTCCACGAATCAGGGCAGATTCCGGTGATTCGCGAGCGCGTGGAGGCGGGCGTGCCTTATGGGGGCAGCAGTGCGGGGGCAAATGTCGCGGGTCTGCGGATTGGGGCCACGAACGACTTTCCCGTCACCGACATTCCAACCCGGGATGCGCTGGGATTTGTGCCTTTCGTGCTCAATCCGCATCATCCTCGGGCCGATCATCAGCCCGATCACAGCGTGCGCACCGCGAAGGTGCACCACTACCTGCGATTCAATCCGACCGAGCGCGTGTTGGCTTTGGGTGATCGAGCGATGGCGCGTTGGCACCAGGGCAAATTCACCGCGAGACTGGGGCCGATTTGGGTTTATGGACCCGGGGGCGACCGCGTCGAAATTGCGGTGGGTCAGGCGGTGCCGTGCGGCAGCCCGAAGTCGTAG
- a CDS encoding M28 family peptidase: MKRFLKHSDRRGLIVALVMAALSTPAMALTPAGAAQKVLADEAPVTFLEHLCDDHGGRLTGSAANEAALHDLEQALHDLGLTPERETFSMPGWVREEDTLRMILPVKRKMRAIGLGYIETSAAMEGAVVDLGRGGAEAFTDDMPTGAIGLFGPSASGRANDVADRAKAHGFAGLMFINREGGGQLLARTGGFHGEPLSLPIFSVTQEEGFWMRRLIARGLPVKVGLRSRSYTQPITTTNLRLRFPGKSAETIVVGAHFDSWDRGQGAMDNGLGIAQLFALARTLRGQELERSVELVWFNGEEQGLWGSRYAATEGADAERPPIVMVNLDMVGVPIAVNALGDADLMPALERWNTGRGDAALSGGVENKTWIASDHTPYQLAGVRTVTFNAPIPRESVRFYHDFGDTFDKLSSEIIRESSAVIASLVVSLADDPELPGGTRDAAATEEMFRNAKLEKRLQAVGMWPAEFGPVEP; this comes from the coding sequence ATGAAACGATTTTTGAAACATTCGGATCGGCGTGGGCTGATCGTGGCATTGGTGATGGCGGCACTGTCGACGCCAGCGATGGCGCTGACCCCGGCGGGCGCGGCGCAAAAAGTCCTGGCGGACGAGGCTCCGGTCACGTTCTTGGAGCACCTGTGCGACGACCACGGCGGCCGACTCACCGGCAGCGCGGCCAACGAAGCCGCCCTGCATGACCTGGAGCAGGCGTTGCACGATCTGGGACTCACGCCGGAGCGGGAAACGTTTTCAATGCCCGGGTGGGTGCGGGAGGAGGACACCCTGCGCATGATCCTGCCGGTTAAACGCAAAATGAGAGCAATCGGTCTCGGCTACATCGAAACCTCGGCGGCGATGGAAGGTGCGGTGGTGGATCTGGGGCGTGGGGGCGCAGAAGCCTTTACGGATGATATGCCGACGGGGGCGATCGGCCTGTTCGGGCCGTCCGCGAGCGGTCGCGCCAATGATGTGGCCGACCGCGCCAAAGCGCATGGGTTTGCCGGTTTGATGTTCATCAACCGCGAGGGCGGCGGGCAGTTGCTGGCGCGGACCGGCGGCTTTCATGGCGAGCCGTTGTCGTTGCCGATATTTTCAGTGACGCAGGAGGAAGGGTTTTGGATGCGGCGCCTGATCGCGCGCGGTTTGCCGGTCAAAGTGGGACTGCGTTCGCGCTCCTACACGCAGCCCATCACCACCACGAATCTGCGGCTGCGCTTCCCGGGGAAATCGGCCGAGACGATTGTGGTGGGAGCCCATTTCGACAGTTGGGATCGCGGCCAAGGGGCGATGGACAATGGGCTGGGCATCGCGCAGTTGTTTGCTCTGGCACGAACCCTGCGCGGGCAGGAATTGGAGCGCTCGGTGGAGTTGGTGTGGTTTAACGGCGAGGAGCAGGGACTGTGGGGCTCGCGTTACGCGGCCACGGAAGGCGCTGATGCCGAGCGACCGCCGATCGTCATGGTCAATCTCGACATGGTGGGCGTGCCCATCGCGGTCAATGCCCTCGGTGACGCGGATTTGATGCCGGCGCTCGAACGCTGGAACACCGGCCGGGGCGATGCGGCGCTAAGCGGTGGCGTGGAGAACAAAACGTGGATCGCCAGTGATCACACGCCTTACCAACTCGCAGGCGTGCGCACGGTCACCTTCAACGCGCCCATTCCCCGCGAGTCCGTCCGGTTTTACCACGATTTTGGCGATACCTTCGACAAGCTCAGTTCGGAGATCATTCGTGAATCTTCGGCGGTGATTGCTTCGCTGGTGGTTTCGTTGGCCGACGATCCGGAACTGCCCGGCGGCACCCGGGACGCGGCCGCCACCGAGGAGATGTTTCGCAACGCCAAATTGGAGAAACGACTCCAGGCGGTCGGCATGTGGCCGGCGGAATTCGGCCCGGTCGAACCATGA